A single Bacillota bacterium DNA region contains:
- the ltrA gene encoding group II intron reverse transcriptase/maturase — MKYYSLIDKVYRIENLKKAYGAVKANNGAPGVDGETVRAFGENLDDEIAKLHLELKTGTYRPSPVLRVEIPKPDGGKRLLGIPTVRDRVVQQALLNVLQPIFDQDFHPSSYGYRPGRSCQQAVAKAERFMNRYGLTHVVDMDLSKCFDRLDHDLILQGVNRKVSDGSVLRLIRLFLEAGVMRDGVFEGTEVGSPQGGVISPLLTNIYLDYFDRAMKERGIRIVRYADDILIFARTPRQAERYMKTAYEILEGELKLVVNKEKTRITSVYEGVAYLGFIIYPKNVGIHPKKIKAFKEAIRQLTPRNHGMNVEEMVRRLNPILRGWINYFRIANCKRVLRELMGWIRRRLRMKKMLEWKTWKAFHKALRRRGYKGEFEKISMRRWRNSASPLVSMALPNTWFDEIGLVNLERYEVASCIVIMKAND, encoded by the coding sequence ATGAAGTACTACAGCCTAATAGACAAAGTATACCGTATTGAGAACCTGAAGAAGGCATACGGTGCCGTCAAGGCGAACAATGGTGCTCCCGGGGTAGACGGGGAGACCGTGCGAGCCTTCGGCGAGAATCTAGACGATGAAATAGCCAAACTTCATCTTGAACTCAAGACCGGGACGTACAGACCAAGCCCAGTCCTGAGGGTGGAGATACCCAAGCCGGATGGAGGGAAGAGGCTGCTTGGGATACCTACCGTTAGGGACAGGGTAGTCCAGCAAGCACTGTTAAACGTACTTCAGCCAATCTTTGACCAAGACTTTCACCCGTCAAGCTATGGATACCGACCGGGGCGTTCCTGCCAGCAGGCAGTAGCCAAAGCCGAGAGGTTCATGAACCGGTATGGACTTACACATGTAGTAGACATGGACCTCTCCAAGTGCTTTGACCGTCTTGACCATGACCTAATTCTTCAGGGAGTGAACCGGAAAGTCAGCGATGGTTCTGTGCTGCGATTAATCCGGTTGTTCCTGGAGGCTGGCGTCATGAGGGACGGGGTCTTTGAAGGGACTGAAGTAGGGAGTCCACAAGGTGGTGTAATATCACCCCTTCTCACCAACATCTATCTGGACTATTTTGACCGGGCGATGAAAGAGAGGGGTATTCGCATAGTTCGCTATGCGGACGATATTCTCATCTTTGCCAGGACACCCCGGCAGGCGGAAAGGTACATGAAGACTGCCTATGAAATCCTTGAAGGCGAGCTCAAACTCGTTGTCAACAAGGAAAAGACGCGTATAACCAGCGTCTATGAGGGTGTAGCCTATCTTGGGTTTATCATCTACCCCAAGAATGTGGGCATTCACCCCAAGAAAATAAAGGCCTTCAAAGAGGCTATCCGCCAGCTGACGCCCCGGAACCATGGCATGAATGTGGAGGAAATGGTCAGGAGGCTTAACCCCATCCTGCGGGGGTGGATTAACTACTTCCGCATAGCGAACTGCAAGAGAGTACTTCGCGAGCTCATGGGATGGATACGTCGACGGCTCCGAATGAAGAAGATGCTGGAGTGGAAGACCTGGAAGGCGTTTCATAAAGCCCTTCGCCGTCGAGGTTACAAAGGGGAATTTGAGAAGATATCCATGCGAAGATGGAGAAACTCAGCCAGTCCTCTCGTTTCGATGGCTCTTCCAAACACCTGGTTTGACGAAATCGGTTTAGTTAACCTCGAGAGATATGAGGTTGCATCTTGCATCGTTATTATGAAAGCTAACGACTGA
- the ltrA gene encoding group II intron reverse transcriptase/maturase, whose protein sequence is MKYYSLIDKVYRIENLKKAYGAVKANNGAPGVDGETVRAFGENLDDEIAKLHLELKTGTYRPSPVLRVEIPKPDGGKRLLGIPTVRDRVVQQALLNVLQPIFDQDFHPSSYGYRPGRSCQQAVAKAERFMNRYGLTHVVDMDLSKCFDRLDHDLILQGVNRKVSDGSVLRLIRLFLEAGVMRDGVFEGTEVGSPQGGVISPLLTNIYLDYFDRAMKERGIRIVRYADDILIFARTPRQAERYMKTAYEILEGELKLVVNKEKTRITSVYEGVAYLGFIIYPKNVGIHPKKIKAFKEAIRQLTPRNHGMNVEEMVRRLNPILRGWINYFRIANCKRVLRELMGWIRRRLRMKKMLEWKTWKAFHKALRRRGYKGEFEKISMRRWRNSASPLVSMALPNTWFDEIGLVNLERYEVGILHRYYES, encoded by the coding sequence ATGAAGTACTACAGCCTAATAGACAAAGTATACCGTATTGAGAACCTGAAGAAGGCATACGGTGCCGTCAAGGCGAACAATGGTGCTCCCGGGGTAGACGGGGAGACCGTGCGAGCCTTCGGCGAGAATCTAGACGATGAAATAGCCAAACTTCATCTTGAACTCAAGACCGGGACGTACAGACCAAGCCCAGTCCTGAGGGTGGAGATACCCAAGCCGGATGGAGGGAAGAGGCTGCTTGGGATACCTACCGTTAGGGACAGGGTAGTCCAGCAAGCACTGTTAAACGTACTTCAGCCAATCTTTGACCAAGACTTTCACCCGTCAAGCTATGGATACCGACCGGGGCGTTCCTGCCAGCAGGCAGTAGCCAAAGCCGAGAGGTTCATGAACCGGTATGGACTTACACATGTAGTAGACATGGACCTCTCCAAGTGCTTTGACCGTCTTGACCATGACCTAATTCTTCAGGGAGTGAACCGGAAAGTCAGCGATGGTTCTGTGCTGCGATTAATCCGGTTGTTCCTGGAGGCTGGCGTCATGAGGGACGGGGTCTTTGAAGGGACTGAAGTAGGGAGTCCACAAGGTGGTGTAATATCACCCCTTCTCACCAACATCTATCTGGACTATTTTGACCGGGCGATGAAAGAGAGGGGTATTCGCATAGTTCGCTATGCGGACGATATTCTCATCTTTGCCAGGACACCCCGGCAGGCGGAAAGGTACATGAAGACTGCCTATGAAATCCTTGAAGGCGAGCTCAAACTCGTTGTCAACAAGGAAAAGACGCGTATAACCAGCGTCTATGAGGGTGTAGCCTATCTTGGGTTTATCATCTACCCCAAGAATGTGGGCATTCACCCCAAGAAAATAAAGGCCTTCAAAGAGGCTATCCGCCAGCTGACGCCCCGGAACCATGGCATGAATGTGGAGGAAATGGTCAGGAGGCTTAACCCCATCCTGCGGGGGTGGATTAACTACTTCCGCATAGCGAACTGCAAGAGAGTACTTCGCGAGCTCATGGGATGGATACGTCGACGGCTCCGAATGAAGAAGATGCTGGAGTGGAAGACCTGGAAGGCGTTTCATAAAGCCCTTCGCCGTCGAGGTTACAAAGGGGAATTTGAGAAGATATCCATGCGAAGATGGAGAAACTCAGCCAGTCCTCTCGTTTCGATGGCTCTTCCAAACACCTGGTTTGACGAAATCGGTTTAGTTAACCTCGAGAGATATGAGGTTGGCATCTTGCATCGTTATTATGAAAGCTAA